The proteins below are encoded in one region of Fimbriimonadia bacterium:
- a CDS encoding PQQ-like beta-propeller repeat protein — MAGYNYERTACRDYATVLPPPPPGQPPPMILPGSPVWTYTTPSAQPINTGVVFGPVENPGPGGSPVNRVYFGCDDGYVYALNIDRDNPDPGQRATLAWRYWVGYPVRSTPCLVQFETGGYGLAFGADNGTVYCLRSNGTLKWSVNIGAVVRGSPFYRPGLSIAEPGPGSEIVPAAVIVGSVTSQGQGRLVALKVNAPGPTGIIMYERTDLPGLVGSPSYYPIWEQVGETQVIVGGYVFVTDLAGNLRRFYEDRFSSTSCLSAPSHGPIAHGRPAWAGPRLPRARPLPIPLRTSPAGPISKAAGTSTR, encoded by the coding sequence ATGGCGGGCTATAACTACGAGCGCACGGCCTGCCGAGACTACGCGACCGTTTTACCCCCACCCCCACCCGGTCAGCCGCCGCCGATGATCTTGCCGGGGAGCCCCGTGTGGACCTACACGACTCCCTCGGCTCAGCCCATCAACACCGGCGTGGTGTTCGGACCCGTCGAGAACCCCGGCCCAGGCGGGTCCCCGGTGAACCGGGTGTACTTCGGCTGTGACGACGGGTACGTTTACGCCCTGAACATCGACCGGGACAACCCGGACCCTGGCCAGCGCGCCACCCTAGCATGGCGGTACTGGGTCGGATACCCTGTTCGGTCCACACCCTGCCTGGTTCAGTTCGAGACGGGCGGGTACGGCCTAGCATTCGGAGCCGACAACGGTACCGTGTACTGCCTGCGGAGCAACGGGACGCTGAAGTGGAGCGTCAACATTGGCGCCGTCGTTCGAGGCAGCCCCTTCTACCGTCCGGGCCTTAGCATTGCAGAACCCGGGCCTGGCTCGGAGATCGTGCCCGCTGCGGTGATCGTGGGCAGTGTCACGTCGCAGGGACAGGGCAGGTTGGTCGCACTGAAAGTCAACGCGCCCGGGCCCACAGGGATCATCATGTATGAGAGGACCGACCTACCGGGCCTGGTCGGCTCTCCCTCCTACTACCCCATCTGGGAGCAGGTCGGCGAAACCCAGGTCATCGTCGGCGGCTACGTGTTCGTGACCGACCTGGCAGGCAACCTCCGTCGGTTCTACGAGGATCGGTTCAGTTCGACCAGTTGCTTGAGCGCACCTTCACATGGCCCGATAGCCCACGGCCGCCCTGCATGGGCTGGCCCACGCTTGCCCCGGGCGAGACCATTGCCGATACCGTTGCGTACTTCGCCAGCGGGCCCAATCAGCAAGGCGGCGGGTACATCTACGCGGTGA
- a CDS encoding PEP-CTERM sorting domain-containing protein, with the protein MAEVWGHGHPNRPEPIPEPSCMAAMCVGLVAFSLRWRFRR; encoded by the coding sequence TTGGCCGAAGTATGGGGCCACGGGCATCCAAATCGGCCCGAGCCGATTCCGGAACCGAGTTGCATGGCAGCCATGTGTGTGGGGCTTGTGGCGTTTTCGCTGCGATGGCGGTTCCGACGGTAG
- a CDS encoding KpsF/GutQ family sugar-phosphate isomerase: MSEVRDHGREVLRLEATAVAALADSLDDSFDRAVTAVLGCKGRVVTTGIGKAGHVAAKVAWTLTSTGTPSQFLHPTDALHGDVGVVSRDELVIVFSNSGETDEIRALLPVLRAIGCRTVAVTGRPESALAKSCEIVVPVVVEREACPYNLAPTASTTAMLALGDALAITVMRARDFKHDDFARFHPAGTLGRRLLLRVSDVMRTGSELATVRQGATLIEAITAITRAGAGAACVLDDDGVMVGLIADGDIRRSLERGLEPKSTLVKDVMTRNPKHIVGDPLASEAFEIFRTLPVKIGEMPVLDETGRPLGMLMLKDLVRAGLG; this comes from the coding sequence ATGTCCGAGGTGCGTGATCATGGGCGCGAAGTGCTTCGACTAGAAGCGACCGCTGTGGCTGCCCTCGCCGACTCCCTCGACGACAGCTTCGACCGCGCGGTGACCGCGGTGCTCGGCTGCAAGGGTCGCGTGGTTACCACCGGCATCGGCAAGGCGGGCCACGTGGCGGCGAAGGTTGCCTGGACCCTGACCAGCACCGGCACCCCCAGCCAGTTCCTGCACCCGACAGACGCGCTGCACGGCGACGTAGGGGTAGTGTCACGAGACGAGTTGGTCATCGTGTTCTCCAACTCCGGCGAGACCGACGAGATCCGCGCGCTGCTGCCCGTGCTGCGCGCCATCGGCTGTCGCACGGTGGCGGTGACCGGTAGGCCCGAGTCGGCGCTGGCGAAGAGTTGTGAGATAGTGGTGCCCGTCGTAGTGGAGCGAGAGGCCTGCCCTTACAATCTGGCTCCTACCGCTAGCACCACTGCCATGCTTGCCTTAGGAGACGCTCTCGCCATCACGGTAATGCGGGCGCGGGACTTCAAGCACGACGACTTCGCACGCTTCCATCCGGCTGGCACGCTGGGCCGACGGTTGCTGCTGCGTGTTAGCGATGTCATGCGTACGGGCTCCGAGCTTGCGACGGTACGACAAGGTGCCACCCTTATCGAAGCGATCACCGCGATCACCCGTGCAGGCGCAGGCGCGGCGTGCGTGCTGGACGATGACGGTGTGATGGTAGGACTGATTGCGGACGGCGACATCCGACGAAGTCTGGAGAGAGGTCTCGAACCGAAGTCCACACTGGTGAAAGACGTAATGACGCGCAACCCGAAGCACATCGTCGGCGACCCGTTAGCATCCGAGGCGTTCGAGATCTTCCGCACGCTGCCCGTGAAGATTGGCGAGATGCCAGTATTAGACGAGACGGGCCGCCCGTTGGGAATGCTAATGTTGAAGGATCTTGTCAGGGCAGGCCTGGGATAA
- the metG gene encoding methionine--tRNA ligase translates to MSGKRYYITTPIYYVNARPHIGTALTTLAADVTARYKKMRGLDVTFLTGTDENAPKVAEAAEKAGQAPQQFVDEVAQEFQTIWQGLGIRYDDFIRTTEERHKRVVAEVFRRLQAKGDIYTDDYEGWYCVSCETFWRASEVEEGLCPNPECRRAVSWVTETNHFFRLSAYADRIKDYILANPNFIRPESRRNEVLRFIESGLRDACITRANSGWGVPVPGDESKVVYVWFDALINYLSATGWPDAWNESNPSDLWPPDVQWMGKDILVRFHATLWPAMLMGLGLPLPQVLVGHGWMMIGGEKISKSKGNTVEPVQLARELADRAGCSQELAVDAVRHYMAREMPFAADALFTMESFDTRYNTELANDLGNAVHRSVSMTHRYLDGQVPDAETDPTFVEAAMERVREYEQAMDAFLLDKGVEAAFGLVSQLNRYIDEMAPWSLAKNGDIVALRAVMRTMLESCRVIAALCEPVMPSAAAHIRSQIGHSNPAGWEETQRFDLLKPGTKLPEPRPAFPRLQTKEPAPSPEAPPKPAIPEISIDDFAKVELRVADIVTCEKVEGSDKLLKMTVRVGDEERSLVAGIAEAYDPTDLVGKQIVIVANLKPAKVRGVLSQGMLLAADGEKGPVLLAPSAPTPSGARVH, encoded by the coding sequence ATGTCTGGTAAGCGATATTACATCACCACGCCCATCTACTACGTCAACGCTCGTCCGCACATAGGGACGGCGCTAACCACCCTGGCCGCAGATGTGACGGCTAGGTACAAGAAGATGCGCGGGTTGGACGTGACGTTCCTTACCGGCACCGATGAAAACGCGCCGAAGGTGGCCGAGGCCGCCGAGAAGGCGGGCCAAGCACCGCAGCAGTTCGTTGACGAAGTGGCCCAGGAGTTCCAGACCATCTGGCAGGGGCTGGGCATCCGGTACGACGACTTCATCCGCACCACCGAGGAGCGGCACAAGCGAGTGGTCGCAGAGGTGTTCCGTCGCCTCCAAGCGAAGGGCGACATATACACCGACGACTACGAGGGTTGGTACTGCGTGTCGTGCGAGACCTTTTGGCGGGCCAGCGAGGTGGAAGAAGGTCTCTGCCCGAACCCCGAATGCCGTCGGGCGGTCTCATGGGTGACCGAGACCAACCACTTCTTCCGCCTGTCGGCCTACGCGGACCGCATCAAAGACTACATCCTGGCCAACCCGAACTTTATCCGCCCCGAGTCCCGGCGCAACGAAGTGCTCCGCTTCATCGAATCGGGGCTGCGCGACGCCTGTATTACCCGCGCCAACTCCGGCTGGGGCGTGCCGGTCCCCGGAGACGAGTCGAAGGTGGTGTACGTATGGTTCGACGCACTCATCAACTACCTGTCGGCCACCGGATGGCCGGACGCCTGGAACGAGAGCAATCCATCCGACCTGTGGCCGCCCGACGTCCAGTGGATGGGCAAGGACATTCTGGTACGCTTCCACGCCACTCTTTGGCCTGCCATGCTGATGGGCCTCGGGCTGCCGCTTCCCCAAGTTCTCGTCGGCCACGGATGGATGATGATCGGCGGCGAGAAAATATCTAAGTCCAAAGGCAACACCGTGGAGCCGGTGCAGCTTGCGCGAGAGCTGGCCGATAGGGCGGGCTGTTCGCAGGAGCTTGCGGTGGACGCGGTTCGTCACTACATGGCCCGCGAGATGCCTTTCGCTGCAGACGCCCTCTTCACCATGGAGTCCTTCGACACTCGCTACAACACCGAGCTGGCGAATGACCTCGGAAACGCCGTGCATCGCTCGGTCAGCATGACCCACCGCTATCTGGATGGTCAGGTGCCGGATGCGGAGACCGACCCCACCTTCGTGGAAGCGGCCATGGAGCGAGTTAGGGAGTACGAGCAGGCGATGGATGCCTTCCTGTTGGACAAAGGCGTCGAAGCCGCGTTCGGGCTCGTCTCACAACTAAATCGCTACATAGACGAGATGGCGCCATGGTCCCTCGCCAAGAACGGGGATATCGTGGCACTCCGTGCGGTGATGCGCACCATGCTGGAATCGTGCCGAGTGATCGCCGCGCTATGCGAGCCGGTGATGCCCAGCGCCGCCGCACACATCCGTTCGCAAATCGGCCATTCCAACCCTGCTGGGTGGGAGGAGACACAGCGCTTCGACCTTCTTAAGCCAGGCACGAAGCTCCCGGAGCCGCGACCCGCTTTCCCACGCCTTCAGACTAAGGAGCCTGCTCCGTCTCCCGAGGCCCCGCCGAAGCCCGCCATCCCGGAGATCAGCATTGACGACTTCGCCAAGGTCGAGCTTCGGGTGGCAGACATCGTTACGTGCGAGAAAGTCGAAGGCTCCGACAAACTGCTGAAGATGACCGTGAGAGTGGGTGACGAGGAGAGAAGCCTCGTAGCAGGGATCGCCGAAGCCTACGATCCAACCGACCTCGTCGGAAAGCAGATCGTGATCGTCGCAAACCTGAAGCCCGCCAAGGTGCGGGGGGTACTTTCTCAGGGGATGCTTCTCGCAGCAGACGGGGAGAAAGGGCCGGTGTTGTTGGCGCCATCCGCCCCCACTCCCTCTGGCGCAAGGGTGCACTGA
- the upp gene encoding uracil phosphoribosyltransferase, which yields MPIHVVEHPLARHLLVLLRDRRTQPDAFRQYSVRLTTLLAFEATRTLETCEVRVETPLCETSGEVLRRPIAVVPILRAGLGMLEAIANLFPEVSVGYIGLERDERTAVANHYYCKLPKLEGKAVLLCDPMLATGGSACQAVRLLQDAGAASVRMLCVVAAPQGVEKLLNEWPQVEIFTAALDEGLDERKYIVPGLGDFGDRLYGTM from the coding sequence ATGCCCATCCATGTCGTCGAGCACCCGCTCGCTCGCCATCTGCTGGTGCTCCTTCGTGACCGCCGAACGCAGCCGGACGCCTTTCGGCAGTACTCGGTGCGCCTCACCACGCTGCTCGCCTTCGAGGCCACGCGCACGTTGGAGACGTGCGAGGTGCGGGTCGAGACACCGTTGTGCGAGACATCAGGCGAGGTCCTGCGTAGGCCGATCGCTGTCGTACCCATCCTTCGGGCTGGTCTCGGGATGCTAGAAGCGATTGCCAACCTGTTCCCCGAAGTGTCGGTCGGGTACATCGGCCTCGAGCGCGACGAGCGGACCGCGGTGGCCAATCACTACTACTGCAAGTTGCCTAAGCTCGAGGGGAAGGCCGTTCTGCTGTGCGACCCGATGCTGGCAACCGGCGGCAGCGCGTGCCAGGCGGTTCGGCTACTTCAAGACGCAGGCGCGGCCTCGGTGCGAATGCTATGCGTGGTTGCGGCCCCGCAGGGCGTCGAGAAGCTGCTGAACGAATGGCCGCAGGTCGAAATCTTCACCGCCGCGCTGGACGAAGGGCTGGACGAGCGCAAGTACATCGTCCCCGGTCTCGGAGATTTCGGCGACAGATTGTACGGGACGATGTAA
- a CDS encoding histidinol phosphate phosphatase: protein MSVNLVELREVAADLAYRAGRLTLGYFGNVSVETKDDSTPVTEADRAAEKLIRHGIQRLYPDHGICGEEFGEVREGAPVRWVVDPIDGTKAFMRGIPTYAVLVACEVEGLPRVGAAYFPALDEMVSAAEGRGATLNGRPIRVSECADLGRALLLTGDHKLVYACGKGPRYDALRDACYESRSLPDAYGHVLVASGRAEIMADPVVTRWDIAAIVPIVREAGGTITDWQGSDAYFRPEALSTNGKLLASVLRTLAVAPDRL from the coding sequence ATGTCCGTGAACCTTGTTGAGCTTCGCGAGGTTGCCGCTGACTTGGCTTATCGAGCCGGGCGGCTCACTTTGGGCTACTTCGGAAACGTTTCTGTGGAGACTAAGGACGACAGCACACCGGTGACCGAAGCGGATCGAGCGGCAGAGAAGCTGATTCGGCACGGCATCCAGCGTCTCTACCCGGACCATGGCATCTGCGGCGAGGAGTTCGGCGAGGTTCGAGAGGGTGCACCGGTACGGTGGGTCGTGGACCCGATAGACGGCACGAAGGCTTTCATGCGCGGCATACCCACCTATGCGGTGCTGGTGGCGTGTGAGGTGGAAGGACTGCCCCGTGTCGGTGCGGCCTACTTCCCAGCTCTGGATGAGATGGTTTCGGCCGCCGAGGGCCGAGGAGCGACGCTGAACGGCAGGCCGATTCGGGTGTCCGAATGTGCCGACCTCGGGCGCGCCCTACTGCTCACCGGCGACCACAAGCTGGTGTACGCATGTGGCAAAGGACCACGCTACGACGCTTTGCGGGATGCCTGCTACGAGAGCCGCTCGCTTCCGGACGCGTACGGACACGTGTTGGTCGCGAGCGGACGGGCAGAGATCATGGCGGACCCAGTGGTTACGCGCTGGGACATCGCGGCCATCGTGCCGATCGTGCGCGAGGCTGGCGGGACCATTACCGATTGGCAGGGATCGGATGCCTATTTCCGGCCAGAAGCCCTTAGCACCAACGGAAAACTACTGGCTTCGGTGCTCCGCACCCTGGCCGTTGCACCAGATCGGCTGTAA
- a CDS encoding YceI family protein gives MTKYLSLILASGVAIAGSQAFAQTRTFTVGDGGGKVTQSVVVESVAQFENFTGKTSKVTGTLKIDPAKKTGSGKVVIDLASIDTGIALRNEHMRSEMWLDTAKYPQAVFEATSVKHKRGDVYTVTGKLTFHGVTRAMTTEVTGQYVEASEQTRKAGFRGDVVRLRGAFDLKLADYGVKIPERTRGKVAETVKLSFDIYGYTG, from the coding sequence ATGACGAAATACCTCTCCCTCATCCTCGCTTCCGGGGTGGCCATCGCCGGTTCCCAGGCCTTTGCACAAACCCGGACGTTTACCGTCGGGGATGGCGGTGGCAAGGTGACTCAGTCCGTTGTCGTAGAAAGCGTCGCTCAGTTCGAGAACTTCACGGGCAAGACCAGCAAGGTAACGGGAACTCTGAAGATCGATCCGGCCAAGAAGACGGGCAGCGGCAAAGTAGTTATTGACCTCGCCAGCATAGACACGGGAATCGCATTGCGGAACGAGCACATGCGCAGCGAGATGTGGCTGGACACAGCTAAGTATCCACAGGCCGTTTTCGAGGCAACCAGCGTCAAGCACAAGAGAGGCGACGTCTACACGGTGACCGGAAAGCTCACATTTCACGGTGTGACCAGGGCGATGACCACTGAAGTGACCGGCCAATATGTCGAGGCGAGCGAGCAGACCCGCAAGGCCGGTTTCCGAGGGGACGTGGTCAGGTTACGCGGAGCATTCGACCTGAAGCTTGCAGACTATGGGGTGAAGATCCCGGAGCGAACGCGAGGCAAAGTGGCCGAGACGGTCAAGCTGAGCTTCGACATCTACGGATACACGGGCTAG
- a CDS encoding DsrE family protein, producing MMKTLTPFILGMLACAAITLAIVVGATAQGAGSGKGRLFITVTTDDPWANEMAISYAETTKSRGYDVTLFYQVRGVRTAAKKVPSGLAEAQQRLRKAMSRGIEVYVCGMCSTRAGITPMSGWIEGTKPGDPGMVDKMMDLGTKVMSY from the coding sequence ATGATGAAGACACTCACCCCTTTTATCCTGGGCATGCTCGCGTGTGCTGCGATCACGCTGGCAATCGTGGTAGGGGCAACGGCCCAGGGCGCAGGATCCGGGAAGGGACGGCTTTTCATAACCGTCACGACCGACGACCCATGGGCGAACGAAATGGCCATCAGCTACGCCGAGACCACCAAGAGCCGAGGCTACGACGTCACCCTCTTCTACCAGGTACGCGGAGTGCGTACTGCCGCCAAGAAGGTGCCGAGCGGGCTCGCCGAGGCGCAACAGCGGCTCCGCAAGGCGATGAGCCGCGGGATCGAGGTGTACGTGTGCGGCATGTGCAGCACGCGCGCAGGGATCACGCCGATGAGCGGCTGGATCGAGGGCACTAAGCCGGGCGATCCCGGAATGGTAGATAAGATGATGGACCTGGGGACCAAGGTGATGAGCTACTAG
- a CDS encoding HEAT repeat domain-containing protein: MAASVSVSVVSRTVPLTWFCPYCWHEVSEGDAVCPHCSANLRTHLDLPYQQKLVLALEHPLPQTRMTVIRLLGELGAKDAVPALAERFVETSDYYELRAILTAAHRIGGDEASALLRSALDHPSALVRRVVQALLEGE; the protein is encoded by the coding sequence GTGGCGGCATCCGTCTCCGTGAGCGTGGTATCACGTACTGTGCCTCTGACATGGTTCTGCCCCTACTGCTGGCACGAGGTGTCCGAGGGCGACGCAGTGTGCCCGCACTGCAGCGCCAATCTTCGCACGCATCTCGACCTTCCGTACCAGCAGAAGCTCGTACTGGCTCTCGAGCACCCGCTGCCGCAAACGAGGATGACCGTCATTCGCCTGTTGGGAGAGCTCGGAGCGAAGGATGCCGTCCCTGCTCTGGCGGAGCGCTTCGTCGAGACGAGCGATTACTACGAGCTTCGAGCCATCCTGACTGCGGCCCATAGGATCGGGGGAGACGAAGCCAGCGCACTGCTTCGCAGCGCCCTCGATCACCCTTCGGCCCTGGTTCGTAGAGTGGTGCAGGCACTGCTCGAAGGGGAGTGA